One genomic window of Quercus robur chromosome 6, dhQueRobu3.1, whole genome shotgun sequence includes the following:
- the LOC126688497 gene encoding FBD-associated F-box protein At5g60610-like — translation MADSRRKKPKYPKTQRLTLMADPSQSESSEEKAVGGVDRISDLPDCVLIHIVSFLPFNQTILTSLLSTRWKPLWTYVPILDIRNNYFPRVSRVLRLLQLKAPCIQTFRMLYNYSVNPYQLDRLVSTVTTPNLKVFDLRIHSTENYWKLSPSILSCKSLVVLKLAWKIDFHPLLSSSLSFQLPRLKILRFKRISFRNCNSLTRLLSACPVLEQLSLKVVSFPKDVCLKIWVPTLKLLRITNARFWFRFESEFPVVGYKYEIDAPSLEYFEFGGPLGDIIFLGKLDNLIEARLHIWSIENDESLYDLGLEMKLERIFNLLVPLNKLKFLSFSYSARECRGFGSFCSMFQNLVRLDFTFNNRNWDVLQALLRVAPNLRVLFFKRSYDYHRCHHWSPAHVEEHNQLCSSEPPKDPNALSSHLTTFYFRGYSGIENEVEFVKFILKESRLLKTMTVEVEVESYMSEEGVLEKLSTFPRSSSTCLLTVK, via the exons ATGGCCGactcaagaagaaaaaaacctaaataCCCAAAAACCCAACGACTTACCTTGATGGCCGATCCCTCTCAATCTGAATCATCAGAAGAAAAAGCAGTGGGTGGTGTGGATAGGATCAGCGATCTTCCGGACTGTGTTCTCATTCACATCGTTTCATTCCTCCCATTCAATCAGACCATCCTAACAAGCCTTTTGTCAACCCGGTGGAAGCCCCTATGGACTTACGTCCCAATACTCGACATCCGCAATAACTATTTCCCTAGAGTCTCTAGAGTGTTGCGTCTACTTCAACTCAAAGCACCCTGCATCCAAACGTTTCGCATGTTGTACAACTATAGTGTTAACCCTTACCAGCTTGACCGATTGGTTTCCACCGTTACTACGCCTAACCTCAAGGTATTCGATCTCAGGATACACAGTACTGAAAATTACTGGAAGTTGTCACCTAGCATATTGTCTTGCAAGTCATTAGTGGTTTTGAAATTAGCCTGGAAAATCGACTTTCATCCTCTTCTGTCATCGTCCTTATCCTTTCAATTACCAAGACTAAAGATTCTGCGTTTCAAAAGAATTAGTTTTCGAAACTGCAACTCTTTAACTAGGCTCCTCTCTGCCTGCCCGGTCCTTGAACAGTTGTCCTTGAAAGTAGTCAGTTTTCCCAAGGatgtttgtttaaaaatatgGGTACCTACCCTTAAACTTTTGCGTATCACGAATGCAAGGTTTTGGTTTAGGTTTGAGAGTGAATTCCCTGTGGTTGGTTACAAATATGAAATAGACGCCCCATCTCTCGAGTACTTTGAGTTTGGTGGTCCTTTGGGCGATATCATTTTCCTTGGAAAACTAGACAACTTAATTGAGGCAAGACTCCATATTTGGTCCATTGAGAATGATGAATCTCTGTATGATCTTGGACTTGAGATGAAATTGGAGAGGATATTCAACCTTCTTGTGCCACTTAATAAGCTCAAGTTCCTTTCATTCTCTTATAGTGCTAGAGAG TGTCGCGGCTTTGGTTCCTTCTGTTCTATGTTCCAAAATCTGGTCCGACTGGACTTTACATTTAATAATCGTAACTGGGATGTTTTACAAGCGTTGCTTCGAGTGGCTCCAAATCTAcgagttcttttttttaaaagg AGTTATGATTACCATAGGTGTCATCATTGGAGTCCTGCTCATGTTGAAGAACACAACCAGTTATGCTCTAGTGAGCCACCAAAGGATCCTAATGCTCTGTCTTCACACCTTACAACGTTTTACTTTCGTGGATACAGTGGAATTGAAAATGAAGTggaatttgtaaaatttattctAAAGGAGTCAAGACTCTTGAAGACAATGACAGTTGAAGTTGAAGTTGAGAGTTACATGTCAGAGGAAGGTGTTCTTGAGAAACTATCGACGTTTCCAAGGAGTTCTAGCACATGTCTACTTACAGTTAAATGA
- the LOC126688498 gene encoding 7-hydroxymethyl chlorophyll a reductase, chloroplastic isoform X2 → MSLFISKLSSLPLSLSINASSSPSKDGNSESSKSVKLREDWRKRSRPIPPGGTYPAKDHCSHCGLCDTYYIAHVKNACAFLGDGMSKIEELEPIVHGRGRKSSSLDETYLGVYKELLYARKVKPVEGAQWTGIVTTIAIEMLKSGMVEAVICVQSDPEDRFTPRPVLARTPEEVLAAKGVKPTLSPNLNTLALVEAAGVKRLLFCGVGCQVEALRSVEHHLNLEKLYVLGTNCVDNGTREGLDKFLKAASSEPETVLHYEFMQDYKVHLKHLDGHIEEVPYFCLPANDLVDVIAPSCYSCFDYTNALADLVVGYMGVPKYSGISMTQHPQYVTVRNERGREMLSLVENLLEITSTISSGDRRPFVVETVKADDNAKLGKGPSEPAPKLIGNLIAFILNLIGPKGLEFARYSLDYHTIRNYLYVNRSWGKERADRHMPSYAKKIVDMYNKNGEIEKMLSNK, encoded by the exons ATGTCGTTATTCATTTCCAAGCTCTCTTCgcttcctctctcactctccatTAATGCTTCTTCCTCTCCCTCTAAAG ATGGGAACTCAGAGTCTTCAAAGTCAGTGAAGCTGAGAGAAGACTGGAGAAAACGATCCAGACCCATTCCTCCAGGAGGCACCTACCCAGCCAAAGATCATTGCAG TCACTGCGGGTTGTGTGATACGTATTACATTGCGCATGTCAAGAATGCTTGTGCTTTCTTGGGAGATGGCATGTCTAAAATTGAA GAATTGGAACCAATAGTGCATGGTAGAGGGAGGAAATCAAGTTCCTTAGATGAGACATACTTAGGGGTCTATAAGGAACTGCTGTATGCTCGTAAAGTAAAGCCTGTAGAag GAGCTCAGTGGACAGGGATAGTAACAACTATTGCGATTGAAATGCTTAAATCAGGCATGGTAGAAGCTGTCATTTGTGTGCAAAG TGATCCAGAGGACAGATTCACACCTAGACCTGTACTAGCAAG GACACCAGAGGAAGTTCTAGCTGCTAAAGGTGTTAAGCCAACATTATCTCCTAATCTGAATACCCTTGCCCTTGTTGAG GCTGCAGGCGTAAAACGTCTTCTTTTCTGTGGTGTGGGTTGCCAAGTGGAAG CATTAAGATCTGTGGAGCACCACTTGAATTTGGAAAAGCTCTATGTATTAGGCACTAATTGTG TTGATAATGGAACTCGAGAAGGACTGGATAAGTTTCTAAAGGCTGCAAGTAGTGAACCAGAAACAGTTCTTCATTACGAGTTTATGCAAGATTACAAG GTTCATTTGAAGCATTTGGACGGTCATATTGAAGAG GTTCCTTATTTCTGTCTACCAGCAAATGATTTGGTTGATGTTATTGCTCCTTCTTGCTATAG CTGTTTTGACTACACAAATGCCTTAGCG GATCTGGTGGTTGGATACATGGGTGTGCCGAAATATTCTGGAATCAGCATGACACAACATCCACAGTATGTTACAGTCAG AAATGAACGTGGAAGAGAAATGCTGAGTCTGGTGGAAAACCTTCTGGAGATTACTTCTACAATTAGTAGT GGTGACCGACGACCATTCGTTGTGGAGACTGTTAAGGCAGATGATAATGCTAAGTTAG GGAAAGGTCCTTCTGAGCCTGCCCCAAAGTTGATCGGAAATTTGATAGCTTTTATCCTAAACTTG ATTGGCCCAAAGGGTCTGGAATTTGCACGCTACTCCCTTGATTACCATACCATCCGAAACTATTTGTATGTAAACCGCTCATGGGGAAAAGAAAG AGCTGATAGGCACATGCCTTCATATGCAAAGAAAATCGTGGATATGTACAACAAGAATGGTGAAATTGAAAAGATGTTGTCCAACAAGTAA
- the LOC126688498 gene encoding 7-hydroxymethyl chlorophyll a reductase, chloroplastic isoform X1 has product MSLFISKLSSLPLSLSINASSSPSKDGNSESSKSVKLREDWRKRSRPIPPGGTYPAKDHCSHCGLCDTYYIAHVKNACAFLGDGMSKIEELEPIVHGRGRKSSSLDETYLGVYKELLYARKVKPVEGAQWTGIVTTIAIEMLKSGMVEAVICVQSDPEDRFTPRPVLARTPEEVLAAKGVKPTLSPNLNTLALVEAAGVKRLLFCGVGCQVEALRSVEHHLNLEKLYVLGTNCVDNGTREGLDKFLKAASSEPETVLHYEFMQDYKVHLKHLDGHIEEVPYFCLPANDLVDVIAPSCYSCFDYTNALAVSFASQQDLVVGYMGVPKYSGISMTQHPQYVTVRNERGREMLSLVENLLEITSTISSGDRRPFVVETVKADDNAKLGKGPSEPAPKLIGNLIAFILNLIGPKGLEFARYSLDYHTIRNYLYVNRSWGKERADRHMPSYAKKIVDMYNKNGEIEKMLSNK; this is encoded by the exons ATGTCGTTATTCATTTCCAAGCTCTCTTCgcttcctctctcactctccatTAATGCTTCTTCCTCTCCCTCTAAAG ATGGGAACTCAGAGTCTTCAAAGTCAGTGAAGCTGAGAGAAGACTGGAGAAAACGATCCAGACCCATTCCTCCAGGAGGCACCTACCCAGCCAAAGATCATTGCAG TCACTGCGGGTTGTGTGATACGTATTACATTGCGCATGTCAAGAATGCTTGTGCTTTCTTGGGAGATGGCATGTCTAAAATTGAA GAATTGGAACCAATAGTGCATGGTAGAGGGAGGAAATCAAGTTCCTTAGATGAGACATACTTAGGGGTCTATAAGGAACTGCTGTATGCTCGTAAAGTAAAGCCTGTAGAag GAGCTCAGTGGACAGGGATAGTAACAACTATTGCGATTGAAATGCTTAAATCAGGCATGGTAGAAGCTGTCATTTGTGTGCAAAG TGATCCAGAGGACAGATTCACACCTAGACCTGTACTAGCAAG GACACCAGAGGAAGTTCTAGCTGCTAAAGGTGTTAAGCCAACATTATCTCCTAATCTGAATACCCTTGCCCTTGTTGAG GCTGCAGGCGTAAAACGTCTTCTTTTCTGTGGTGTGGGTTGCCAAGTGGAAG CATTAAGATCTGTGGAGCACCACTTGAATTTGGAAAAGCTCTATGTATTAGGCACTAATTGTG TTGATAATGGAACTCGAGAAGGACTGGATAAGTTTCTAAAGGCTGCAAGTAGTGAACCAGAAACAGTTCTTCATTACGAGTTTATGCAAGATTACAAG GTTCATTTGAAGCATTTGGACGGTCATATTGAAGAG GTTCCTTATTTCTGTCTACCAGCAAATGATTTGGTTGATGTTATTGCTCCTTCTTGCTATAG CTGTTTTGACTACACAAATGCCTTAGCGGTGAGTTTTGCTTCTCAACAA GATCTGGTGGTTGGATACATGGGTGTGCCGAAATATTCTGGAATCAGCATGACACAACATCCACAGTATGTTACAGTCAG AAATGAACGTGGAAGAGAAATGCTGAGTCTGGTGGAAAACCTTCTGGAGATTACTTCTACAATTAGTAGT GGTGACCGACGACCATTCGTTGTGGAGACTGTTAAGGCAGATGATAATGCTAAGTTAG GGAAAGGTCCTTCTGAGCCTGCCCCAAAGTTGATCGGAAATTTGATAGCTTTTATCCTAAACTTG ATTGGCCCAAAGGGTCTGGAATTTGCACGCTACTCCCTTGATTACCATACCATCCGAAACTATTTGTATGTAAACCGCTCATGGGGAAAAGAAAG AGCTGATAGGCACATGCCTTCATATGCAAAGAAAATCGTGGATATGTACAACAAGAATGGTGAAATTGAAAAGATGTTGTCCAACAAGTAA
- the LOC126688500 gene encoding probable indole-3-pyruvate monooxygenase YUCCA3 encodes MRNTCLNIIPSVVQTFDHDDFFARRCIWVNGPVIVGAGPSGLAVGAGLKKQGVPFIILERANCIASLWKNRTYDRLKLHLPKQFCQLPYFPFPEDFPEYPTKRQFISYLESYAEHFDISPHFNETVQSAKYDETFGLWRVKTIRETSSNSNLIGDYQVEYICRWLVVATGENAEKVVPEFEGFEEFGGHVIHVCDYKSGKRYCGKRVLVVGCGNSGMEVSLDLCSHEAEPSMVVRDSVHVLPREVMGKSTFELAVLLMKRLPLWLVDKILLILAWLILGNVEKYGLRRPSIGPLQLKNSAGKTPVLDIGALQKIRSGEIKVVPGVKRFFPGRVELVNGDHIEIDSVILATGYRSNVPSWLKENDFFSQDGIPKNSFPNGWKGKAGLYAVGFTRRGLSGASLDAISVAHDISKSWKEERMLFYFLFFIFFVSIFVSLVSRLISQIEISLCREVRTQEKGTYNTQNLALS; translated from the exons ATGCGTAACACTTGTCTCAATATTATACCATCAGTGGTTCAAACTTTTGACCATGATGACTTTTTTGCTCGCCGCTGCATATGGGTGAACGGCCCTGTCATAGTTGGGGCTGGTCCATCTGGTTTAGCAGTTGGTGCTGGCCTCAAAAAGCAAGGCGTGCCATTCATTATCCTTGAAAGAGCTAATTGCATCGCTTCTCTTTGGAAAAACCGCACCTATGATCGCCTTAAGCTTCACCTCCCCAAACAATTTTGTCAACTACCCTACTTTCCATTTCCAGAGGACTTTCCAGAATACCCAACCAAACGCCAGTTTATCTCTTACCTAGAATCCTATGCTGAGCACTTTGACATAAGCCCACATTTCAATGAAACAGTGCAGTCTGCTAAGTATGATGAAACTTTTGGTTTGTGGAGGGTCAAAACCATTAGAGAAACCAGTTCAAATTCAAACCTAATTGGTGATTATCAAGTTGAGTACATTTGCCGGTGGCTTGTGGTGGCCACTGGTGAGAATGCAGAGAAAGTGGTGCCAGAGTTTGAAGGCTTTGAAGAGTTTGGTGGCCATGTCATTCATGTTTGTGACTACAAATCCGGCAAGAGATATTGCGGGAAGCGTGTGCTAGTTGTTGGTTGTGGTAATTCAGGCATGGAAGTCTCCCTCGATCTTTGCAGCCACGAGGCAGAACCATCAATGGTTGTTCGAGACTCT GTTCATGTCTTGCCAAGGGAAGTGATGGGAAAATCAACTTTTGAGTTAGCAGTTTTGTTAATGAAACGGCTGCCACTTTGGCTTGTCGATAAGATACTGCTGATTCTAGCTTGGTTGATTCTTGGAAATGTTGAAAAGTATGGTCTGAGAAGGCCATCCATAGGTCCTTTACAACTCAAAAATAGTGCAGGAAAGACTCCTGTGCTGGACATTGGTGCATtacaaaaaattagatctgGTGAGATCAAAGTGGTCCCTGGAGTCAAAAGGTTCTTCCCTGGCAGAGTTGAACTTGTTAATGGAGATCATATTGAGATTGATTCTGTTATTCTGGCAACTGGGTATCGCAGCAATGTTCCTTCATGGCTAAAG GAAAATGACTTCTTTTCCCAAGATGGGATTCCAAAAAATTCATTTCCTAATGGGTGGAAAGGGAAAGCTGGGCTCTATGCAGTTGGGTTCACAAGGAGAGGCCTCTCTGGAGCATCTTTGGATGCAATTAGTGTAGCACATGACATTAGCAAGAGctggaaagaagaaagaatgcttttttattttttattttttattttttttgtgtctattttTGTTTCCTTGGTTTCGAGATTGATAAGTCAAATTGAGATCAGTTTGTGTAGAGAAGTTAGAACACAAGAAAAAGGAACATATAACACACAAAATTTAGCCCTGTCCTAG